From Erigeron canadensis isolate Cc75 chromosome 8, C_canadensis_v1, whole genome shotgun sequence, one genomic window encodes:
- the LOC122580351 gene encoding dnaJ homolog subfamily B member 4-like produces the protein MVHCMGLNCMIMMGVKKACKSFFSKHHFGKKSHHKQLQVDGNSKGDGGDETEDTISPKVSIPKLARNASTGFLPSSLPKTKSQRRSKTPCRVRPVNSLLRSFSRKSMDSDSFHTAPHLSRRNSSTIIYSNANGLRKPPDVVKRLECTLEELCFGCIKNCNIKRDVLTNDGQIIQEDQVLTIKVKPGWKKGTKVTFEGMGNETPGKFAADITFVVDEKRHSIFKRNGDDLEVTIEVPLVDALTGCTITIPLLGGQESCLTIEEIITPGYRKTIEKQGMALPKEGARGNLNIKFLVQFPQHLTEEQRLECFNILQDSC, from the exons ATGGTGCATTGTATGGGCTTGAATTGTATGATAATGATGGGTGTTAAAAAGGCATGCAAATCGTTTTTCTCCAAACATCATTTTGGCAAGAAATCACACCACAAACAACTGCAG GTTGACGGAAATTCCAAAGGAGACGGTGGTGATGAAACGGAAGATACTATTTCCCCTAaagtcagcattccaaaacttgCAAGAAATGCAAGTACCGGTTTCCTGCCATCCTCGCTCCCAAAAACAAAAAGCCAGAGAAGGAGCAAAACTCCTTGTCGGGTAAGGCCTGTGAATAGCTTGCTTAGAAGCTTTAGCCGGAAGAGTATGGATTCAGACTCATTCCATACCGCTCCTCATCTTTCTAGAAGAAACAGTTCAACCATCATATATTCCAATGCTAATGGACTTCGAAAACCACCTGATGTGGTGAAACGACTTGAGTGCACACTTGAAGAGTTGTGCTTTGGTTGCATCAAAAATTGCAATATCAAACGTGATGTACTTACAAACGACGG ACAGATTATACAAGAGGATCAAGTGCTAACGATAAAAGTGAAGCCAGGATGGAAGAAAGGAACAAAAGTCACCTTTGAGGGTATGGGAAACGAGACACCAGGAAAATTTGCTGCAGATATTACCTTTGTGGTTGACGAGAAACGACattctatttttaaaagaaatgggGATGATTTAGAAGTTACAATTGAAGTTCCTTTAGTAGACGCATTGACTGGTTGCACAATTACCATACCTCTTTTAGGTGGGCAGGAATCATGTTTAACTATTGAAGAGATAATCACCCCTGGCTACAGAAAAACCATTGAAAAACAAGGCATGGCTTTGCCAAAAGAAGGAGCAAGAGGAAACTTAAACATCAAATTCTTGGTTCAGTTTCCACAGCACCTTACAGAAGAACAAAGATTAGAATGTTTTAATATCTTACAAGATTCATGCTAA
- the LOC122579895 gene encoding TOM1-like protein 3 yields the protein MANESNSVAACTERATSDTLIGPDWAINMELCDLINMDPRQTKDALKILKKRLGSKNPKTQLLALLVLETLSKNCGENVFQQIIERDILNDMVKIMKKKPDLNVREKILILLDTWQEAFGGKGGVYPEYYAAYNKLKSSGVEFPPRVEDSVPLFTPAQTHPVAHPPSAIEEEIAIQASLQTEASGLELSEIMTAQGIADVLTDMLGALDPKNRMGLKEDLIVDLVGQCRSYQNRVMTLINTTTDEELLGKGLALNDTLMRVLRHHDDMATGAPNHTLGGGDQENSVARPVNAAREDDEAEDDFVQLAPRSSRGEPVYVSPVAPPPPSSTNSTRSDSGPMVDYLSGEAYDSKTRSAGPSMSYDEPIRFTKSADYVSQSEWDVLHPATSMPPPHLSPSSGSTSSYDGLAGQTRELTLNSQSPANKEKSSDVLFQDLVDFAKAKSSTSKPNRSF from the exons ATGGCAAATGAGAGTAATAGTGTAGCAGCATGTACAGAAAGGGCAACAAGTGATACGCTCATAGGTCCGGATTGGGCTATCAACATGGAACTATGTGATCTTATCAACATGGATCCCAG ACAAACAAAAGATGCATTGAAGATACTGAAGAAGCGTCTTGGAagcaaaaatccaaaaacacaaCTACTGGCTCTTCTT GTACTGGAAACTCTAAGCAAAAATTGTGGGGAGAATGTGTTTCAACAGATCATTGAGCGTGACATCCTGAACGATATGGTTAAAATCATGAAGAAAAAG CCGGATCTAAATGTAAGAGAAAAGATTCTGATATTGTTAGATACATGGCAAGAAGCTTTCGGAGGAAAGGGGGGAGTGTATCCTGAGTACTATGCAGCATACAATAAACTGAAA TCTAGCGGAGTAGAATTTCCACCGAGAGTGGAAGATAGTGTGCCGTTGTTTACACCTGCACAAACTCACCCAGTTGCTCACCCTCCTTCAGcaattgaagaagaaattgCTATTCAGGCCTCCCTTCAAACTGAAGCTTCTGGACTTGA GTTGTCAGAAATTATGACTGCACAAGGAATAGCAGATGTGTTGACGGACATGCTTGGCGCTTTGGATCCAAAGAACAGAATG GGGCTGAAGGAGGATCTGATCGTTGACCTTGTCGGTCAGTGTCGCTCTTACCAAAATCGTGTTATGACCCTCATTAATACGACCAC AGATGAGGAGCTTTTAGGTAAGGGCTTGGCCCTAAATGATACTTTGATGCGTGTTCTTCGTCACCACGATGACATGGCAACAGGAGCTCCAAACCACACATTAGGGGGTGGGGATCAGGAAAATTCAGTTGCACGTCCTGTAAATGCAGCTCGCGAGGATGATGAAGCCGAAGATGATTTCGTCCAGCTAGCACCAAG GTCATCAAGAGGTGAACCGGTGTATGTTAGCCCAGTTGCCCCTCCTCCACCCTCATCAACCAATTCTACTCGTTCTGACTCGGGACCAATGGTTGACTATCTGAGTGGTGAAGCATACGATTCCAAAACACGTTCTGCTGGACCATCCATGTCTTATGATGAACCAATTAGGTTCACCAAATCAGCAGACTATGTATCTCAGTCTGAATGGGATGTTCTGCATCCTGCCACCTCTATGCCACCACCTCATTTGAGTCCTAGTAGTGGGTCTACTTCCTCTTATGACGGGTTGGCAGGGCAGACTCGTGAACTCACACTAAATTCTCAGTCTCCGGCCAACAAAGAGAAATCCAGCGACGTTTTGTTTCAAGATCTTGTTGATTTTGCAAAAGCCAAATCGTCTACTTCTAAGCCTAATAGGTCGTTTTGA
- the LOC122578174 gene encoding magnesium dechelatase SGRL, chloroplastic, with product MLLSMAINRNIFTLKTSQNRNLYNCFSCSLNPSTRRPHSVLLSQSGPSYNTLVYQAAKLLGPPATFDASKLEVVFKGEETDKYTRILPRTYNLSHCDFTANLTLTISNVINHDQLKGWYNKDDVVAQWAEVKGHMCLDVHCYVSGPNSLNDLLAEFRYYIFSKELPLVLEAMLYGDRILFSEHAELMDAFVRVFFHSSSRKYNRVECWGPLKDAAKGRVGNQIQGLLAENTQRSAPPKSLGVPKSVFQLLFTFLL from the exons ATGTTGTTGTCTATGGCTAttaatagaaatatttttacattaaaaacatCACAGAATAGAAATCTTTATAATTGTTTTAGTTGCAGTTTAAATCCATCAACAAGAAGACCTCATTCTGTTTTGCTTTCTCAATCTGGACCTTCTTATAATACACTTGTTTACCAG GCAGCAAAACTTTTAGGCCCTCCAGCAACTTTTGATGCCTCAAAACTAgaagttgtgttcaagggagaAGAAACAGACAAGTACACAAGAATCCTCCCAAGGACGTATAACCTTTCCCATTGTGACTTCACTGCTAACCTTACGTTAACCATCTCAAACGTTATCAACCATGATCAG CTGAAAGGGTGGTATAATAAGGACGATGTAGTAGCTCAGTGGGCTGAAGTGAAGGGCCATATGTGCCTTGATGTTCATTGTTATGTTAGCGGGCCAAATTCTTTGAATGACCTCTTAGCAGAATTCAGATATTACATATTCTCAAAGGAGTTGCCGTTG GTGCTTGAAGCAATGTTGTATGGCGATCGTATTCTATTCAGTGAGCATGCAGAGCTAATGGATGCATTTGTTCGCGTTTTTTTCCATTCTAGCTCAAGAAAGTACAACCGTGTAGAGTGTTGGGGTCCTCTTAAGGATGCTGCTAAG GGACGAGTAGGGAATCAAATACAAGGCCTATTGGCTGAAAACACACAACGATCTGCGCCTCCAAAGAGCTTGGGAGTACCAAAATCTGTATTTCAACTTCTTTTTACATTCCTTTTGTAA